Proteins encoded by one window of Vitis vinifera cultivar Pinot Noir 40024 chromosome 10, ASM3070453v1:
- the LOC100267150 gene encoding (3S,6E)-nerolidol synthase 1-like: MKFYKFGPLCCISNTNFNPSFYPSELKLLFLLALPMGFSPAFYACSIPPVGPNKFTELGQSKFNNVVLVPTAQKWSIAHDHTLVYKPLRKHNHQSQHLSFTDEFYIKHAQRLDEIRNVFSEVGEDTLEGLMMIDAIQRLGIDYHFKEEIEAVLQRQYMKASTHGESIQDLYEVALRFRLLRQEGYHVPADVFNNFKNKEGKFKQNLSKDIKGLLGLYEASQLSIEGEDILEEAQRFSSTLLNAGLEHLDHHEATVVGHTLEHPHHKSLPRFMAKSFLKDFQGPNGWLTVLQELAKADFNMVQSIHQQELLQISKWWQDLGLAEELKFARDQPLKWHMWPMAVLPDPSLSEQRVELTKPISMIYIIDDIFDVHGTLDELTLFTEAVNRWDIAAFETLPNYMKICFKTLDEITNEISNKVYKEHGWNPVDSLRKTWMSLCNAFLVEAKWFASGHVPKADEYLKNGVISSGVHVVLVHLFFLLGHGITRGNVDLVDDFPSIISSTAAILRLWDDLGSAKDENQDGHDGSYIECYIKEHQGSSMENARQNVTYMISDLWKRLNKECLSQHPFSTSFSKGSLNIARMVPLMYSYDDNQSLPHLEEHMKSLLFEAFPL; encoded by the exons ATGAAATTCTATAAATTTGGTCCCTTGTGCTGTATCAGCAACACAAACTTCAATCCTTCGTTCTATCCCTCTGAATTAAAGTTACTCTTCCTTCTCGCTCTCCCAATGGGATTCTCTCCTGCCTTTTACGCTTGCTCCATTCCTCCAGTTGGTCCTAACAAATTCACAGAGCTAGGCCAGTCCAAATTCAACAATGTTGTGCTTGTGCCTACTGCTCAGAAATGGAGCATTGCCCACGACCACACCTTGGTTTATAAGCCCTTAAGAAAGCATAATCATCAATCTCAACATCTCAGCTTTACT GATGAATTTTACATCAAGCATGCACAAAGATTGGATGAAATTAGAAACGTATTCAGTGAAGTTGGAGAGGATACGCTGGAAGgtttgatgatgattgatgCCATACAAAGGTTGGGCATTGACTACCACTTCAAAGAGGAAATTGAAGCAGTTCTACAGAGACAGTATATGAAAGCCAGCACTCACGGTGAGAGCATTCAGGATCTCTACGAGGTTGCTCTTCGTTTTCGGCTATTGAGACAAGAAGGTTACCATGTGCCTGCAG ATGTGTTTAACAACTTCAAGAACAAGGAGGGGAAGTTTAAACAAAATCTCAGCAAAGACATCAAGGGATTGTTGGGTTTATATGAAGCTTCACAACTGAGTATAGAAGGAGAAGATATCCTCGAGGAAGCCCAAAGATTCAGCAGCACACTCCTTAACGCAGGGTTGGAACATCTTGATCACCACGAAGCTACAGTTGTTGGGCATACACTGGAGCATCCCCATCATAAGAGCTTGCCAAGGTTCATGGCCAAAAGCTTCCTTAAGGACTTCCAGGGGCCAAATGGATGGCTGACTGTCTTGCAAGAACTTGCAAAAGCGGATTTCAATATGGTTCAATCCATACATCAGCAGGAATTACTTCAAATTTCGAA ATGGTGGCAAGACCTAGGTTTGGCTGAGGAGTTGAAATTTGCAAGAGACCAACCACTGAAATGGCACATGTGGCCCATGGCAGTACTCCCCGATCCAAGCTTGTCAGAGCAAAGGGTTGAGCTCACAAAACCCATCTCTATGATCTATATAATCGATGACATTTTTGATGTTCATGGAACGCTTGATGAGCTCACTCTCTTTACAGAAGCTGTCAATAG ATGGGATATAGCTGCTTTCGAGACGCTACCAAACTACATGAAGATATGCTTCAAGACTCTAGATGAAATCACAAATGAAATCAGCAACAAGGTCTACAAAGAGCACGGGTGGAACCCAGTAGACTCGCTACGGAAGACG TGGATGAGTTTATGCAATGCGTTTCTAGTAGAAGCCAAATGGTTTGCCTCTGGGCATGTGCCAAAGGCCGACGAGTACTTGAAAAACGGGGTCATCAGTTCAGGGGTACATGTGGTGCTTGTTCACTTGTTCTTTCTCTTGGGCCATGGCATAACCAGGGGAAATGTGGATCTTGTGGATGACTTCCCCAGCATCATATCTTCCACAGCTGCCATTCTTCGTCTTTGGGACGACCTGGGAAGCGCCAAG GATGAGAATCAAGACGGCCACGACGGGTCATACATCGAGTGCTACATTAAGGAACACCAAGGCTCTTCCATGGAAAATGCACGGCAAAATGTGACCTATATGATTTCAGACTTATGGAAGCGCCTCAACAAGGAGTGCCTCTCTCAGCATccattttcaacttctttttcaAAGGGTTCCCTTAACATTGCAAGGATGGTTCCTTTGATGTACAGTTATGATGACAATCAGAGTCTTCCACACCTTGAGGAACATATGAAGTCCCTCCTCTTTGAAGCATTTCCCCTGTAG
- the LOC132254471 gene encoding small ribosomal subunit protein mS78 (rPPR3a)-like, whose amino-acid sequence MSSLARRLRGIFTSPLPATTKTPAKIIKRSSSNNSRLKEMVDKFKKSSDSKRFRSRYGYYEKAVLTLAKAKKFSFIEDILEHQKQYNEISTEVFAIRLMTLYGKAGMFEHAHKLFDEMPKLNCERTVMSFNALLSVCVNSKKFDKIDGFFQELPGNLGIVPDVVSYNIIVNAFCEMGSLDSALSVLDEMEKVGLEPDLITFNTLLNAFYQSGSYADGEKIWDLMKKNNVESNVRSYNAKLRGVISENRMSEAVELIDEMKTSGIKPDVFTLNSLMKGFCNAGNLEEAKRWYSEIAINELPPVRATYMTLIPCLVEKGDFEMATELCKEVCSRRWLIEPALLKQVLEGLVKESKIEEATELVELAKLKKFRITLELPSDK is encoded by the coding sequence ATGTCGTCTCTGGCTCGTCGTCTCCGTGGCATCTTCACCTCACCTCTGCCGGCCACCACCAAAACTCCAGCTAAAATCATCAAGCGTTCGTCTTCCAATAACTCTAGACTTAAAGAAATGGTCGACAAGTTCAAGAAATCCTCAGACTCCAAGCGATTCCGATCCCGCTACGGGTACTACGAGAAAGCGGTCCTCACACTAGCCAAGGCCAAAAAATTCTCATTCATCGAAGACATCCTGGAACACCAAAAACAGTACAATGAGATCTCCACTGAAGTCTTCGCGATCAGACTCATGACTCTGTATGGGAAAGCGGGTATGTTCGAGCATGCCCACAAACTGTTCGATGAAATGCCAAAGCTGAACTGCGAGCGCACCGTCATGTCTTTCAATGCTCTTTTGTCAGTGTGCGTTAATTCGAAGAAGTTTGATAAGATTGATGGGTTTTTCCAAGAGTTACCGGGGAACTTAGGGATTGTCCCCGACGTCGTTTCATACAATATTATTGTTAATGCATTTTGTGAGATGGGGTCATTGGATTCAGCACTTTCGGTGCTTGATGAGATGGAGAAGGTTGGCTTGGAGCCTGATTTGATTACGTTTAATACCCTTCTCAACGCGTTTTATCAGAGTGGTAGCTATGCTGATGGCGAGAAGATATGGGatttaatgaaaaagaataatGTTGAATCTAATGTTAGAAGTTACAATGCCAAGTTGCGAGGAGTGATTTCAGAGAATAGAATGTCAGAAGCAGTTGAATTAATTGATGAGATGAAAACCAGTGGGATCAAACCTGATGTGTTTACTCTCAATTCTTTGATGAAAGGCTTTTGCAATGCTGGAAACCTAGAGGAAGCTAAAAGGTGGTATAGTGAAATTGCGATAAATGAGTTGCCTCCTGTTCGGGCTACTTACATGACACTCATCCCATGTCTTGTTGAAAAGGGTGATTTTGAAATGGCTACTGAGCTGTGCAAGGAAGTCTGCAGCAGGCGCTGGCTTATTGAACCGGCTTTATTGAAGCAGGTGTTGGAGGGGCTGGTTAAAGAGTCAAAAATTGAAGAAGCAACTGAGCTTGTGGAATTGGCAAAGTTGAAGAAGTTTCGCATTACACTGGAACTGCCTTCAGATAAATAG
- the LOC132254472 gene encoding uncharacterized protein LOC132254472, translating to MSIGASLAGFHTSIRPVVAVDGTFLKAKYLGTLFIAACKDGNNQIYPLAFGIGDSENDASWEWFLQKLHDALGHIDDLFVISDRHGSIEKAVHKVFPHARHGVCTYHVGQNLKTKFKNPAIHKLFHDAAHAYRVSEFNFIFGQLEMIDPRAARYLMDIGVDRWARSYSTEKRYNIMTTRIVESLNAVLKNARDLPVLQLVEELRNLLQKWFVTRQQQAMSMSTELTMWADGELRSRYNMSATYLVEPINSKECNVNYAGISAQVNLDTRSCTCRQFDLDHIPCAHAIAACRFYNISCYTLCSKHFTTKALLSSYSGCIYPTGNEIDWVVPNHIRDKVVLPPKTRRPTGRPRKVRIPSGGEGKRTSRCSRCGQYGHNRKTCKRPIP from the coding sequence atgtcGATTGGTGCATCTCTTGCTGGGTTTCACACATCAATAAGGCCTGTGGTTGCAGTTGATGGGacatttttgaaagcaaagtaCTTAGGGACTTTATTTATTGCAGCGTGTAAAGATGGCAACAATCAGATATACCCTTTAGCCTTTGGGATTGGTGATTCAGAAAATGATGCCTCATGGGAGTGGTTTTTACAAAAACTACATGATGCACTTGGAcacattgatgatttgtttgtgaTATCAGATCGACATGGTAGCATTGAGAAAGCAGTACATAAAGTATTTCCCCATGCGAGGCATGGTGTCTGCACTTATCACGTTGgacaaaatttgaagacaaagttCAAGAATCCTGCAATTCATAAGTTGTTCCATGATGCTGCCCATGCTTATCGTGTTTcagagtttaattttatatttgggcaACTAGAGATGATTGACCCAAGAGCAGCAAGATATTTGATGGATATAGGTGTTGATCGATGGGCACGTTCATATTCTACcgaaaaaagatataatatcatGACGACAAGGATCGTTGAAAGCCTTAATGCTGTGTTGAAAAATGCTAGAGATCTTCCGGTTTTGCAATTGGTTGAAGAATTGAGAAacttacttcaaaaatggtttgtgactcGTCAACAACAAGCAATGTCAATGTCAACTGAACTTACCATGTGGGCTGATGGAGAACTTCGTTCTAGGTATAATATGTCAGCAACATATCTAGTGGAACCTATCAACTCCAAGGAGTGTAATGTTAACTATGCTGGCATTAGTGCTCAAGTGAATTTAGACACTCGTTCATGCACATGTCGACAATTTGATCTTGATCATATTCCATGTGCACATGCTATTGCTGCTTGTAGATTTTACAACATTTCATGTTACACTTTGTGCTCCAAGCATTTTACTACTAAAGCATTGTTATCTTCATATTCAGGGTGTATTTATCCAACTGGAAATGAAATAGATTGGGTAGTACCTAATCATATTCGTGATAAAGTTGTGTTACCACCTAAAACAAGACGCCCAACAGGAAGACCAAGGAAAGTAAGAATTCCTTCTGGTGGAGAGGGCAAGCGCACATCTCGTTGTAGTCGATGTGGTCAATATGGGCATAATCGGAAAACATGCAAACGACCAATCCCTTGA
- the LOC132254473 gene encoding uncharacterized protein LOC132254473 — protein sequence MEWVALVDNLEAFNKYPWGGICYERTLFGLQRALENRVSKYQDKKKTKGEAAVEAYSLVGFPYAFQVWAYEAIPLIGLKYATRVSERYPRILNWSATSAPRSTEVENVFLEPHLTFHSLLTPTLEEQQQDYYKHVDKQGASAEMLHQSNASQDAKNDDLRHEKSSSDTAAYVAAATAAMAEETTNDAITPSIEKLWMEFVKFRQSSELNFNHLKKEIEGLNLKMDELKQLLLEVKSSNEEHGMHDTRFRKSSTKENDNNMGFDFQTGIFEDVTDDEVERNDIPMDVNIDMEASRNLQLAEKHMTKELKDDYSIDDPVIDIAKLFGTPTMSGEFSVYVIPHHLSPAIFKRRREIKKSHILQHPFTDPTKRKKLRKEIEKPLTSFDPLHPISEEALESFQKWMSDDQGSTIDIDYMHIDKKWFQSLSNHGSWLADTHIDVAFFFFRKRRIENPHLFSQKFTTVDTMFWVCVV from the exons ATGGAATGGGTTGCTTTGGTTGATAATTTGGAGGCTTTTAACAAGTATCCATGGGGGGGGATTTGTTATGAGAGGACACTATTTGGTTTGCAAAGAGCTTTGGAGAACCGGGTATCCAAATaccaagataaaaagaaaacaaagggaGAAGCTGCAGTTGAAGCATATAGTCTTGTTGGATTTCCATATGCATTCCAGGTTTGGGCATACGAGGCTATTCCACTTATTGGATTGAAATATGCCACTCGTGTATCTGAGAGGTATCCTCGAATATTAAATTGGAGTGCAACAAGTGCTCCAAGGTCTACTGAGGTTGAAAATGTATTTCTAGAGCCTCAT TTAACTTTTCATTCGCTTCTAACACCCACTTTAGAGGAGCAACAACAAGACTATTACAAGCATGTAGATAAACAAGGAGCTTCAGCAGAAATGTTGCACCAATCAAATGCCTCACAAGATGCCAAGAATGATGACTTAAGGCATGAAAAAAGCTCATCTGACACTGCTGCATATGTTGCTGCTGCTACTGCTGCAATGGCAGAAGAAACAACAAATGATGCAATCACCCCATCAATAGAG AAATTATGGATGGAGTTTGTGAAATTCAGACAAAGCTCAgagttaaatttcaatcatctaaagaaagaaattgaaggactCAACTTGAAGATGGATGAATTGAAACAACTTTTATTAGAA GTTAAGAGTTCGAATGAGGAACACGGTATGCATGACACTAGATTCAGAAAATCTagtacaaaagaaaatgataacaaTATGGGCTTTGATTTCCAGACTGGAATTTTTGAGGATGTTACAGATGATGAAGTGGAGAGAAATGACATTCCCATGGATGTGAACATTGATATGGAAGCTTCTAGAAACCTTCAGCTTGCAGAAAAACACATGACTAAAGAGTTGAAAGATGACTACTCTATTGATGATCCAGTTATTGATATTGCCAAGTTGTTTGGTACCCCAACTATGTCGGGCGAGTTTTCAGTATATGTCATACCTCACCATCTATCTCCTGCCATTTTTAAGCGAAGGCGTGAGATTAAAAAGTCTCATATCTTACAGCACCCTTTTACAGATCCCACCAAGAGAAAGAAACTAAGAAAAGAGATTGAGAAACCATTAACTTCATTTGATCCTTTGCATCCAATCTCTGAAGAAGCATTAGAGTCCTTTCAAAAGTGGATGAGTGATGACCAAGG GTCCACAATTGACATTGACTACATGCATATagataaaaaatggtttcaatCACTGTCTAATCATGGTTCATGGCTTGCTGACACG CACATTgatgttgccttcttctttttccGAAAGCGGCGAATAGAAAATCCTCATCTTTTTTCCCAAAAGTTTACCACAGTAGATACTATGTTTTGGGTATGTGTAGTTTGA
- the LOC100255730 gene encoding small ribosomal subunit protein mS79 (rPPR3b) encodes MSFLSRRLYRAFSTSTAATAQATGNLESVFKDIYRERNLKRLVQKFKKSSELDRFRTKTGIYEETVRRLASAKRFRWIEEILEEQKKYKDISREGFAVRLITLYGKSGMFDHAFKVFDEMPDQKCERSVLSFNALLGACVNSKKFDKVEGFFSELPSKLSVEPDLVSYNIVINGLCDMGSMDSAVGMLDEMEKKSLEPDLITFNTLLNGCYTSGRFLDGEKIWGRMEKKNILPDIRSYNAKLVGLVSEKRMLEGIGLVEEMQTKGIKPDGYSFNALIKGFCNDGKVDEATNWYGKMRENDCLPDKLTFATLVPLYCEKGSFDQAFELCKEIFNRKCLVDEVLLQNAVDGLVKGGKVVEAKKLVQLGNSNSYRRYNLKIPTDK; translated from the coding sequence ATGTCGTTTCTCTCGCGCCGACTCTACCGCGCCTTCTCCACTTCCACAGCTGCAACAGCCCAGGCCACCGGCAACCTTGAATCCGTATTCAAGGACATCTACCGTGAACGCAACCTCAAAAGACTAGTCCAGAAGTTTAAGAAGTCCTCCGAGCTAGACCGGTTTCGAACCAAAACCGGCATCTACGAAGAGACGGTTCGCCGACTCGCCTCGGCCAAGCGCTTCAGATGGATCGAAGAAATCCTCGAAGAGCAGAAGAAGTACAAAGATATTTCCAGAGAAGGCTTCGCGGTTCGGCTTATCACTCTTTATGGGAAATCAGGTATGTTCGACCATGCGTTCAAGGTGTTCGATGAAATGCCGGACCAGAAATGCGAGCGCTCCGTGTTGTCGTTCAATGCCCTTCTTGGGGCGTGCGTTAATTCTAAGAAGTTCGATAAGGTTGAGGGGTTTTTTAGTGAATTGCCGTCAAAGTTGTCGGTTGAACCAGACTTAGTTTCATACAATATTGTGATTAACGGGTTATGTGATATGGGCTCCATGGACTCCGCTGTTGGTATGCTAGAtgaaatggagaagaagagtTTGGAGCCGGATTTGATAACGTTTAATACCCTTTTAAATGGGTGTTATACGAGCGGTCGTTTTCTAGATGGAGAGAAGATCTGGGGTCGAATGGAAAAGAAGAACATTCTCCCTGATATTAGGAGTTACAATGCAAAGTTGGTTGGATTGGTATCAGAGAAGAGAATGTTGGAAGGGATTGGCCTAGTTGAAGAAATGCAGACTAAGGGTATTAAGCCTGATGGGTATAGTTTCAATGCTTTGATCAAAGGCTTTTGTAATGATGGGAAGGTGGACGAGGCTACTAATTGGTatggaaaaatgagagaaaatgattGTTTACCTGATAAATTAACTTTTGCAACACTTGTTCCCCTTTACTGTGAGAAGGGCTCTTTTGATCAGGCTTTTGAGCTGTGTAAGGAGATCTTCAACAGGAAGTGCCTAGTTGATGAGGTGTTATTGCAGAATGCAGTTGATGGATTGGTTAAGGGAGGTAAAGTTGTGGAGGCCAAGAAACTTGTGCAGCTGGGGAATTCAAATAGCTACCGTCGTTATAACCTGAAAATTCCCACAGACAAGTAG
- the LOC100853869 gene encoding transcription factor DYT1, with the protein MEYADCAPDGSCVSEGAGSGKGRMRMRGQEREYKSKNLQAERRRRQKLSDRLLALRALVPIITNMNKATIIEDAITYIKELQKNVKDLSDQLLEMEASSEEEAKQRSETIDAAEEMNKCGIEEDVEVTNIDGNKFWLKIVIQKKRSSFTKLVEAMNFLGFEFTDTSVTTSKGAILITACVEGIYGETFAAAETRELLQEIIKGI; encoded by the exons ATGGAATATGCGGACTGTGCCCCAGATGGATCATGCGTAAGTGAAGGAGCAGGTAGTGGCAAAGGGAGGATGAGAATGAGAGGGCAAGAAAGGGAATACAAATCTAAGAACCTTCAAGCGGAGAGGCGGAGGAGGCAGAAACTCAGTGATAGGCTCCTTGCTCTGCGGGCATTAGTCCCTATCATCACAAAT ATGAATAAAGCCACCATTATTGAGGATGCCATCACTTACATTAAGGAACTTCAGAAGAATGTGAAGGACCTCAGTGACCAGCTTCTTGAAATGGAAGCATCCTCTGAAGAGGAAGCAAAGCAGAGGAGCGAAACCATTGATGCTGCAGAAGAGATGAACAAATGTGGAATCGAG GAAGATGTTGAAGTGACTAATATAGATGGGAATAAATTCTGGTTGAAGATAGTAATTCAGAAAAAGAGGAGTAGCTTCACAAAACTGGTAGAAGCCATGAACTTTCTTGGCTTTGAATTTACAGATACCTCTGTTACTACCTCCAAAGGAGCAATTCTTATTACCGCATGCGTGGAG GGAATTTATGGTGAGACCTTTGCAGCTGCAGAAACCAGGGAGTTGCTGCAGGAGATTATTAAAGGCATATAA